In Diaphorobacter ruginosibacter, the genomic stretch GTAGTCGAGCGTGGCCTGCTTGGTGATGACGTTCACCGCGCCGCCAGCGGAGCCGCGGCCTGCGAACGTGGAGTTGGGGCCCTTGGTGATTTCGATCTGCTCGACCGCGAAGCTCTCGCGGGTGGTCATGCCGGGGTCGCGCAGGCCGTCGACGAACACGTCGGAGCGTGCTTCCTGGCCGCGGATGATGTAGCGGTCGCCGAAGGCGTTGCCGTTTTCGCCGGTGCCGAGCGTGATGCCGGGCTGGGCGGACAGGATCTGCTTGAGGTCGGTGGCGCCGGAATCATCGATGGCCGACTTGGTCACCACGGAGATGGTCTGTGGCGTCTCGGCCAGGGGGCGGGTGTGGCGCGAGTCGGCCGACGTCTTGGCCTTGTACGGCGCGCCGACTTCCGCATTGGGGTTTGGGTCGATGGCCTGCTCGCTCACCGTCACGGTGGACAGCGATGTCGCGGCGGGAGGCGTGGCGGCTGTTTGTGCCATGGCGCCGAGCGGCAGCAGCACGGCGGCTGCGGCAACGCTGTCGACGAGGCGCAGGCTCCTGGGTTTCTTGACGTGGGGTCGTTGCGATTTCATGGGGAGGCTCTCTGTTGGATTTGGCGCGATTATTATTAAGAATCACTATCATTCGTGGGTTTATTTGAGCCACCCCACGCAAAAAGCCTCATTTCGCAGATCTCGCAGCGGTATTCCGTTGCGAGTCAGCAACAAATTGACACGACAAAAATCAGCCTGGGTGTCGAGGCAATGGAACCATCTGGAGATTTTTGACTCGCGCTACAGCCTCTTCGCCAGAGCGGTTGGGAGTTGTCCGCGTGCGGCATGCTTCGACCCGCACCGGCCTGTATCGACATTCATGCAGCAGCCTGCGAAGGCTTTCAGCGATTGAGCAGGGTCGTGCGGTCTTCGAGCGCTGCTGCATCGCTGCGGACAAGGTCTGCCACGAGTTCTTCGCTCCATTGGGCTGCCTCGCGGTCGGCAAAGTACCTGCGGTGCAGCACCTGGAAATACGGAGTCTCGCGCAGCCAGCGCAGCGCATCGTCGAGCGCGATACGCTGCCATTCGAGCAGCTTGTACTTGAGCAGCACCTTGGCGGCGTGCCGTGCATGCTTGAGCGGGTCGGCCTCGAAGCCGGCCAGGCGGCGGCGAGCGACATCGAGTGCCCTCTGCACATCGCCGAACACCGGTCCGTGGCCCGGAATCACGATGGTCGGCGCGAGACGCGCAATGAGGTCGAGCGTGGCGCCCACGTCGCCGAACCCTTCCTCGCCGTCGAGTTCAGGGAACACCACGCCGAAGCCGTTCTCCCACAGGGCGTCGCCCGAGATGAGCACGCCGCTGTGGGGCTCGAACAGCACGACCGCATGGGTGTCGTGGCCCGGCGCGGCATGGATCTGCCACAGGCCGTCGCCCAGCGCAATCTCGCTCCCTGGCGTGAGCACGCCATCGGCGCGGAAAGGCGGGCAGTGCTGGCCGGTGGGCTCGTAGGTCAGCGCACGGGCATCCCAGTCGCGCACATGCACGAGCTGCCCCGGCGGGATTCGCGTCTGCAAGTGCGGCCAACGGGCCTGCAGGGCGGCATTGCCGCCGCAGTGATCGCTGTGCAGATGCGTGTTCACGAGCAGATCGAGCGGCCGGCCGTCGAGGCTCGCCGCCACCAGATCCACGGTCTGCTGTGCGTGCGTGTGGTATCCGCTGTCCACCAGCGCCGCACCATGCCTGCCCTGAAAGAGGATGTTGTTGGCCGACAGCCAGCCGCGTTCGAGCACGCTGATGTCGTCGGGAAGCTGCAGGGGGGAGGTGCTCATTGGCGCGGCGTATGTCTCTGTGGCTAGGTTGGGCCCATTGTGCCCGGTTGCAGGGTACGAAAGCGGACTGTCCATGCACAATCTGCGCTATCACTTTGTCAGGAAGGCAGGGGTTCATGGTCGCCTGGTGGCTGCGTGCGGTCAGTTTGTTCAATGTGCTGTGTGTGATCGCCTGGTGCGCGTGGGCCTGGCCGCGTTCGCCCTGGCTGGCGGCGGCGGGCGTGGTGCTGGCGATGCTGGC encodes the following:
- a CDS encoding MBL fold metallo-hydrolase gives rise to the protein MSTSPLQLPDDISVLERGWLSANNILFQGRHGAALVDSGYHTHAQQTVDLVAASLDGRPLDLLVNTHLHSDHCGGNAALQARWPHLQTRIPPGQLVHVRDWDARALTYEPTGQHCPPFRADGVLTPGSEIALGDGLWQIHAAPGHDTHAVVLFEPHSGVLISGDALWENGFGVVFPELDGEEGFGDVGATLDLIARLAPTIVIPGHGPVFGDVQRALDVARRRLAGFEADPLKHARHAAKVLLKYKLLEWQRIALDDALRWLRETPYFQVLHRRYFADREAAQWSEELVADLVRSDAAALEDRTTLLNR